In one window of Patescibacteria group bacterium DNA:
- a CDS encoding co-chaperone GroES, translating to MSKNLNLKPLLDRVILEPVLISEKTKGGVILPDSVEKEKPQEAKVIAVGRGKEVAGKFVRPEVKIGDRVLYKKYSGDEIEINSKKVIIIEAGDILAIIK from the coding sequence ATGTCAAAAAATCTAAATCTTAAGCCTTTGTTAGACCGAGTCATTTTAGAGCCAGTTTTAATCTCGGAAAAAACTAAAGGTGGCGTGATTTTACCAGATTCAGTCGAAAAAGAAAAGCCACAAGAAGCCAAAGTAATCGCGGTTGGTCGAGGGAAAGAAGTGGCGGGTAAATTTGTTCGTCCAGAAGTTAAAATTGGCGATCGAGTTTTATACAAGAAATACTCTGGCGACGAAATTGAAATTAATAGCAAAAAAGTCATTATTATCGAGGCTGGTGATATTTTAGCAATTATTAAATAG